The region gaagaagcaatacTCCACGACGTGCCGTGGACGTCCGTTAGTGTAATACTGTTCTGATAAAGCAAGGTGAGATGCTGACTTGTGGGCTTTCGATGATCGTGAGGATCGAACGTAGGActagaaaaggaaaactttgtTTTTCGAAACGTTCATCTCATGGAACCAGTTCGACTGGTTCCAGTGAGCAGCGGATGAGCGATATTGCATTACCTTGGGAAGTAACCCCTGCATCTAGTGTAGCAGTTTAGCCAATGTTCAAGCAGTCCAATGCTGCAATGCACCTTAATTCGGCGGCTCTAGACAACACTGCGCTAGCAGAAGTTTTCCCCGTTGACTGCATTTTGCTACTTCACTTGTTTACTTTACTTATTCTCTTTCTAAATGAATTACTTTAATCCGGCCGATCAGCATTTGTGTGTGACTGGTACTCTTAATTACTTCGTATTTTCCGCGTTTAGTTTGCGTTTTAGGAACTTTAGTCAATTTAGGACATATACTAGCGCACACCGGCATCCCCACCCGCTCCGGGGTATTTTCTTACAACTAAGATTCAACGAGTTTCTTCTCCGGATAATGATTTTGAAACGTAAGAAGCGATCCCACTGTCGCAGCAATCATGTTAACTGATCCCTTTTCTCCGGATCTATTCGTTCCCTGGAATGTGTTCAGTACCCTGTccctgtggctgtgtgtggttTACACCGTTTGCTCTCAAGGAATGCCCGTGAAGGGACCGCCCGAAGATCGCATCGCCTTCATCTGGGCCCACTGGTTCGTGTGCTTCAGCCGCATATGGTTGCGCACCGAGTTGGGATGGGCAAAGCGGCGGCCACACTGAATCACCGGACAAACGGGACTATCGCGCGGATAGTGACGATCGAGATGTTGGCGGAAAACGCGCGGTTCCAGTGGAACTTCGCACAACGGACAAGGCAACAGGTAGACCTGCCCTTGGCCGGCACTATTGCCAGAGTTGGCCCCACCGGCGCTACTAGCGCTACCACCAGTCGAAGGTACGGTTGGTGCGGTACCGCTATTACTGTAAGCGGCCGCAAAAAGGCGAtcggcggctgcagcggcagccgcaacggcagcaaccgatttgctggtactgctgctgttactgctgttgctgttgttattatggctactgttgttgttgctgttgctgctgctgttgttggtttgtttggagGCACCGGTGGCACCTTCGTACCCCGTGGTGACCGAGCCACCGCCCGCTCCACTCGATGTAGCAGCCGCAGAAGAGCGACAACTGCTGCCACCGGCTGCCGGGGACTGCGAGCCACCACGCTGGTCAGAGCCACCGCTCGGTGGCCCGAGATTCAGTACACTGGTCGGAGTGAGTGTGGGCGTGGGCGGTGTGCTGGCCGTCGAGAGCAGAAAACCGGCCagcttctggtggtgctggtgctgctgctgcgcctggcGCTGCAGCAGCGCCTGCAACCGGACTTTCTCATTGAGAAAGTGCTGCTTGAAGGCAAGCTCGTGAGTGCCGGCTTTGTGGTGGGCAGCGAAAAAGTCAGCGGCCGCCTGCTCACTCCCTGCGTCGCCCAGGGCGGCTGCACCATTCATGCTACTAACGgcactggctgctgcagcggccgccaaCACACCGGCCGCTGCCATCCGCTTATGGTACTCACTATCGAGGGTCGTAGCGATGGCCGACAGCCGCCCATCCACCTTCAGATCCCCATCGTTCTCCTCACTGGCGGCcccatcttcatcttcctcgtcttcctcttcctcgcgcATCCTCATCATATTgtcatcttcatcgtcttcgtcacGCTCATGTTCGGCGTTTCGTTGCTCGTGCCCCCGGGCCTGGCCTCTCTCCTGGACCTCATCCTCGTAGGTCGACTTTTGCTGGCGAGCTGGCACTTCGGTGTGGTTGGAGAGGGGCCGCCGTAAGGCCAGCGCCTCCCGGACATCATCGATCGTTGCCAAACCGCCCGTGGCCCGTCGCTGTAGCTCCCGGTTCCGATCGTCGCACAGCTCATCGACCGTGTGCATCGGTGAGCTTTTGACCGGACCAGCCGCACTCGTGGCTGGGCGCTGTGCCGACGGGTGATCGTAATGGTGGCGCTTGAAGCGCTTCGCCAGCCGGCGCTGGTGCAGCTGTTGCCTGCCCGTTCTACTGTAATCGAGACCGTTCGCGTGGGATCGCTCGGGATCGTGTGTCCGCCGCCGCGTGTCGGGGGACGCCCGCGGTGACACCTCACCGCTGCGGGGCTGTGCCTCATCGATCTCCTCCTTGATCAACGTGTCGCAATGTTGGCGTGCATCTGTAatcgtggtttttttgttaacaaaCGGTAGaggtggttgttttttgtcaAGTTTATGGGCTTCGATTGGCATCGTGCGGTCACAGTGTTTACAATGATGATTTCTGATCGCCGAGAGCTttctgattttgttttcttttttgtttttgttcgggGAAAAGGTACGTgttgtggttctttttttcgggggcttTGATTTCTTTTGATCCGATCTCTGAAGACGAGCTAACGTCGTCGCGGTTAGCTTCGCTGCGTATCGCTACTGTCGGTACACTCCTCCGTTTCGGGTTTTCATTGTTATCGATTCGATATCGTTTTCTACTTCATCTACTGATTGGTCCAATTGGGTATGTAAAGCGTCAGCTTTAcaatgtttgctttgttgcttccgattgattgattgat is a window of Anopheles aquasalis chromosome 2, idAnoAquaMG_Q_19, whole genome shotgun sequence DNA encoding:
- the LOC126573011 gene encoding uncharacterized protein LOC126573011 isoform X3, which codes for MTTATVAAQQRAEHLGRFPVAWNAGSISNSSATATQFTMNDTQQQQQPHQQPPLLHTSDTSPQQQQQQQQQSNANGGSGLSIAANLALLTGSSNGTPPNNITGNNSSNNNNNNSSSSSGNTGGSKSRSVSLNDTKMDHHLREQQQQQHHHHHHQSSQQQQASQHALHSRLRGGVSPTPSEQQYALKWNDFQSSILSSFRHLRDEEDFVDVTIACDTRSFTAHKVVLSACSPYFRKLLKANPCEHPIVILRDVRSDDIENLLRFMYNGEVHIGQDQLSDFLKTAQLLQVRGLADVTSGANPTGGRTSANSSMLNSSLSTPAVQELKASPTSTSLPWELPEDNTPAPPPQKRTKSSELYRKQHGLSPDDPIPLDLLPIGQHPLTRDRSKDKSKQQQQQQQQQHDHHHQQQREQQAAQHHLHRGSSEHDLHHHHHLRERDRSLELRESLLGQALEGGPTLTLPSKHADLLLQASGEDSNSSDTAASDHGDDIEGLNGNVEHTRPSFPFLQGLQGIPGLIPGPSGMHGDNFDARQHCDTLIKEEIDEAQPRSGEVSPRASPDTRRRTHDPERSHANGLDYSRTGRQQLHQRRLAKRFKRHHYDHPSAQRPATSAAGPVKSSPMHTVDELCDDRNRELQRRATGGLATIDDVREALALRRPLSNHTEVPARQQKSTYEDEVQERGQARGHEQRNAEHERDEDDEDDNMMRMREEEEDEEDEDGAASEENDGDLKVDGRLSAIATTLDSEYHKRMAAAGVLAAAAAASAVSSMNGAAALGDAGSEQAAADFFAAHHKAGTHELAFKQHFLNEKVRLQALLQRQAQQQHQHHQKLAGFLLSTASTPPTPTLTPTSVLNLGPPSGGSDQRGGSQSPAAGGSSCRSSAAATSSGAGGGSVTTGYEGATGASKQTNNSSSNSNNNSSHNNNSNSSNSSSTSKSVAAVAAAAAAADRLFAAAYSNSGTAPTVPSTGGSASSAGGANSGNSAGQGQVYLLPCPLCEVPLEPRVFRQHLDRHYPRDSPVCPVIQCGRRFAHPNSVRNHMRLKHTNQWAQMKAMRSSGGPFTGIP